The following coding sequences lie in one Prionailurus viverrinus isolate Anna chromosome X, UM_Priviv_1.0, whole genome shotgun sequence genomic window:
- the LOC125157528 gene encoding melanoma-associated antigen B10-like — MPRGQKSKLRAREKRRQAREGPECLVPAQTTAPEEEESPSSPSPHFKDAPQSSPAMGTPGSPKVPGGVCSTSTTAAAASNTKFNEDASNQVEEKQNTSKARDTTEQCRRGPIEEKVALLVYYLLYKYQVKEPITKADMLRNVIQIYKNHFHEILRKASEHLELVFGLDVKEMDPNRNTYILINKLEQSCDARVNDNGAVPKTGLLMTVLGVIFTKGNRATEEEVWEVLNMIGLYDGIKNFIYGDPKKLITKDWVKEKYLEYRQVPNSDPPHYEFLWGPRAYAETSKMKVLEFVAKTHDTVPTAFPDWYEEALRDEEERARARVLAKAGTAAMASARAKAIASSFSCPK; from the coding sequence ATGCCTCGGGGCCAGAAGAGTAAGCTTCGTGCCCGTGAAAAACGCCGCCAGGCTCGAGAAGGGCCAGAGTGTCTGGTGCCTGCTCAGACCACTGccccagaggaagaagagtctccctcttccccatctccTCATTTCAAAGATGCTCCCCAGAGCTCCCCTGCCATGGGAACACCCGGGAGTCCTAAAGTTCCTGGAGGAGTCTGCTCCACCAGCACTACTGCTGCAGCTGCTTCAAACACAAAATTTAATGAAGATGCCAGCAATCAAGTGGAGGAAAAGCAAAATACCTCAAAGGCCAGGGATACCACTGAGCAATGTCGCAGAGGCCCTATAGAAGAGAAAGTTGCTCTGTTGGTATATTACCTGCTGTACAAGTATCAAGTGAAAGAGCCAATTACTAAGGCAGATATGCTGAGAAATGTAATCCAGATTTATAAGAATCACTTCCATGAGATCCTAAGGAAAGCCTCTGAGCACTTGGAGCTGGTCTTTGGCCTTGATGTAAAGGAAATGGATCCCAACAGGAACACCTACATCCTTATCAACAAACTGGAACAGAGCTGCGATGCAAGAGTGAATGATAATGGAGCTGTGCCCAAGACAGGCCTGTTGATGACTGTCCTGGGTGTGATCTTCACAAAGGGCAACCGTGCCACTGAGGAGGAAGTCTGGGAAGTGCTGAATATGATAGGGTTATATGATGGAATAAAGAATTTCATCTATGGGGATCCCAAGAAGCTCATCACCAAAGATTGGGTGAAAGAAAAGTACCTGGAGTACCGCCAGGTGCCCAACAGCGATCCTCCACACTATGAGTTCCTGTGGGGCCCCAGAGCCTATGCTGAGACCAGCAAGATGAAAGTCCTTGAGTTTGTGGCCAAGACCCATGATACTGTCCCCACTGCCTTCCCAGACTGGTATGAAGAGGCTTTGAGAGATGAGGAAGAGCGAGCCCGAGCCAGAGTTCTAGCCAAGGCTGGTACCGCTGCCATGGCCAGTGCACGTGCCAAGGCCATAGCCAGCAGCTTTTCCTGCCCCAAGTGA
- the LOC125157423 gene encoding melanoma-associated antigen B10-like: MPRGQKSKLRAREKRRRQAPEKPQDLVSAQATTAVGEVFPSLCCPHFNSSPTAGSYRAPQERQRATVTTTTPVALSYTKSNEAAKNRGEERPRSSQVQPTALPFQRDLLDEKVVLLVHYLLRKYQKKELITKAGMLRNVIQMYRNQFHEILKRASDHLELVFGLDLKEADPNRHIYVLVNKLEPSYDALLSDNGGVPKTGLLMTILGVIFTNRNRAMEEQVWQTLNVMGLYEGRQHFIFGEPRKLITKDFVKEKYLEYRQVPNSDPPRYEFLWGPRAHAETSKMRVLEFLAKVHDTVPSAFPAWYEEALRDEEERARARAAARAHTAVMASARARAVTSAHSKATTSARSRAKTSVCTKAMPAAPPTPNKV; encoded by the coding sequence ATGCCCCGGGGTCAGAAGAGTAAGCTCCGTGCCCGTGAGAAACGCCGCCGCCAGGCTCCAGAAAAGCCCCAGGATCTGGTGAGTGCTCAGGCTACTACAGCAGTGGGAGAAGTTTTCCCCTCCCTTTGCTGTCCTCATTTCAACAGCTCacctactgctgggtcatatcgTGCTCCCCAGGAGCGTCAGAGAGCCACAGTCACCACCACTACTCCTGTGGCTCTTTCATACACAAAATCGAATGAAGCTGCCAAAAACCGAGGGGAGGAAAGGCCAAGATCCTCTCAGGTCCAGCCCACCGCTCTGCCCTTTCAGAGAGACCTGCTAGATGAGAAGGTGGTTTTGCTAGTGCACTATCTGCTGCGCAAATATCAAAAGAAAGAGCTCATTACCAAGGCGGGAATGCTGAGAAATGTAATCCAAATGTATAGGAACCAGTTCCATGAGATCCTCAAGAGAGCCTCTGACCACTTGGAGCTGGTTTTTGGTCTTGACTTGAAGGAAGCAGATCCCAACCGGCACATCTATGTCCTTGTGAACAAACTGGAACCAAGTTACGATGCACTACTGAGTGATAACGGTGGTGTGCCCAAGACAGGCTTGCTGATGACTATTCTGGGTGTGATCTTCACAAATCGCAACCGTGCCATGGAGGAACAAGTCTGGCAAACATTGAATGTGATGGGGTTATACGAGGGGAGGCAGCACTTCATCTTTGGGGAGCCCAGGAAGCTCATCACCAAGGATTTTGTGAAAGAAAAGTACCTGGAGTACCGGCAGGTGCCCAACAGCGACCCTCCGCGCTATGAGTTCCTGTGGGGCCCCAGAGCCCACGCCGAGACCAGCAAGATGAGAGTCCTGGAGTTTCTAGCCAAAGTTCACGATACCGTCCCCAGTGCTTTCCCAGCCTGGTATGAAGAGGCTttgagagatgaagaagagcgagcccgagcccgagccgcAGCCAGGGCTCATACTGCTGTCATGGCCAGTGCACGTGCCAGGGCCGTGACCAGTGCACATTCCAAGGCCACGACCAGTGCCCGCTCCAGGGCCAAAACCAGTGTGTGCACCAAGGCCATGCCAGCAGCTCCTCCCACCCCTAATAAAGTCTGA